A genomic region of Kineococcus rhizosphaerae contains the following coding sequences:
- a CDS encoding ROK family protein yields the protein MPTGVSVTRRLRDENALAVLHHVWDLPAGPDGSEPAVTGTDLIAATGLSRATVHDVCEELIGRGWLRELPNERAAGTYTKGRPARRYAFDVHAGVVVGIDAGQHRIAARVGDLRGRPLADVAREVAHEPASTPAAERLEVVAATVRQALAQAGSPQVLSVVLGVPAPVGPSGRTEFSGNPYWGFVNADLAGGLSSRHGWPVLAENDANLAALAEGWIGSGRGVRHQVTLLAGERIGAGVVDDGRLLRGARGGVGEMRYLTIVDGVGSPAGLGKVLRDLVAEAGGTGAAEDVVAAAAAGEELAGSLLAVAADRLARVVVTLASLFDPERVVVAGGVAGALGLVERVNAELPRFLDEPRPLVVASTLGRDVVVLGAVRRALDDVRDRVLSLSLERAGS from the coding sequence GTGCCGACGGGAGTCTCGGTGACGCGCCGGCTGCGCGACGAGAACGCGCTCGCGGTGCTCCACCACGTCTGGGACCTGCCCGCCGGCCCGGACGGCTCCGAACCCGCCGTGACCGGCACCGACCTCATCGCCGCCACGGGGCTGTCCCGCGCGACCGTCCACGACGTGTGCGAGGAGCTCATCGGTCGCGGGTGGTTGCGGGAGCTGCCCAACGAGCGGGCCGCCGGCACCTACACCAAGGGCCGCCCCGCCCGCCGGTACGCGTTCGACGTCCACGCCGGGGTCGTCGTGGGGATCGACGCGGGGCAGCACCGGATCGCGGCGCGGGTGGGCGACCTGCGCGGACGTCCGCTGGCCGACGTCGCGCGCGAGGTCGCCCACGAACCGGCGAGCACCCCCGCCGCCGAGCGCCTCGAGGTCGTGGCGGCGACCGTCCGGCAGGCCCTGGCGCAGGCCGGTTCCCCGCAGGTGCTGTCCGTCGTCCTCGGCGTCCCGGCCCCCGTGGGGCCCTCGGGCCGCACCGAGTTCTCCGGCAACCCCTACTGGGGGTTCGTCAACGCCGACCTGGCCGGTGGGCTGTCGTCCCGGCACGGGTGGCCGGTCCTGGCCGAGAACGACGCCAACCTCGCCGCGCTGGCCGAGGGGTGGATCGGCAGCGGCCGGGGCGTGCGCCACCAGGTGACCCTGCTCGCCGGCGAGCGCATCGGGGCCGGTGTCGTCGACGACGGCCGGCTGCTGCGCGGGGCCCGCGGCGGGGTGGGGGAGATGCGCTACCTGACCATCGTCGACGGCGTCGGTTCCCCCGCCGGGCTCGGCAAGGTGCTGCGCGACCTGGTGGCCGAGGCGGGCGGGACGGGCGCGGCCGAGGACGTCGTCGCCGCGGCCGCCGCCGGCGAGGAACTGGCCGGGTCGCTGCTCGCCGTGGCCGCCGACCGGCTGGCCCGCGTCGTCGTGACCCTCGCGAGCCTGTTCGACCCCGAACGCGTCGTCGTCGCCGGCGGGGTCGCCGGGGCGCTCGGCCTCGTCGAGCGGGTCAACGCCGAACTGCCCCGCTTCCTCGACGAACCCCGGCCCCTCGTCGTCGCCTCCACCCTCGGGCGCGACGTCGTCGTCCTCGGCGCGGTGCGCCGGGCCCTGGACGACGTGCGGGACCGGGTGCTGTCGCTGTCCCTGGAGCGGGCCGGGAGCTAG